A genomic region of Leptospira mtsangambouensis contains the following coding sequences:
- a CDS encoding pyridoxal phosphate-dependent aminotransferase has product MRRNIVHSGADALIYEIRQIVALAKQIEAMGVSITWENIGDPIQKGESVPTWMKDIVSGLVAQNKSWAYTATQGDETTRKFLASKVNERGGAQITSDDILFFNGLGDAVAKIFGFMRREARILGPSPAYSTLSSAEAAHSGYEHLTYELNPDNDWMPDLEDIENKVKYNDSIAGILLINPDNPTGAVYPKEVMREIVKICEKYDIILICDETYAHVNYSEWGSIHLSEVIGDKVCGFALRSISKEFPWPGARCGWLEVFNRKNDPTFERYIKSLLDAKMLEVCSTTLPQLSIPLVYSHPEFLNHLKFRNQKFKKKAEKATKILTGIPGVKVIQPKGAFYLTVLFEDGALKPHMTLPISNTKVRDFVAPLMDKAALDRRFVLHLLASAGICVVPLSSFCCNRNGFRVTLLEEDETKFEWIYETLAENIRKYLAS; this is encoded by the coding sequence ATGAGAAGAAATATAGTCCACTCGGGTGCTGATGCACTCATTTATGAAATCCGCCAGATTGTTGCCCTTGCCAAACAAATTGAGGCAATGGGTGTTAGCATCACCTGGGAAAATATTGGTGATCCCATCCAAAAGGGAGAATCTGTTCCAACTTGGATGAAGGATATTGTCAGTGGACTGGTGGCACAAAATAAATCTTGGGCCTACACGGCAACACAAGGGGACGAAACCACTCGGAAGTTTTTAGCATCCAAAGTCAACGAACGTGGTGGAGCACAAATCACTTCCGATGACATTCTTTTCTTTAATGGTCTTGGAGATGCAGTCGCAAAAATTTTTGGATTTATGAGACGAGAAGCAAGGATTCTTGGTCCTTCTCCCGCCTATTCTACGTTATCTTCCGCAGAAGCTGCACATTCTGGATATGAACATCTTACTTATGAATTAAATCCAGATAATGATTGGATGCCTGATTTAGAAGACATTGAAAACAAAGTAAAATACAATGATTCGATAGCTGGGATTTTACTCATCAATCCAGATAATCCTACAGGCGCAGTTTACCCCAAAGAAGTGATGCGGGAGATTGTTAAAATCTGCGAAAAGTATGATATCATTTTAATTTGCGATGAAACTTATGCACATGTCAATTATTCAGAATGGGGAAGTATCCATTTATCTGAAGTGATTGGCGATAAAGTTTGTGGGTTTGCACTCAGATCCATTTCCAAAGAATTTCCTTGGCCAGGTGCACGTTGTGGTTGGTTAGAAGTTTTTAATCGTAAAAATGACCCAACTTTTGAGAGATACATTAAGTCATTGTTAGATGCAAAGATGTTGGAAGTTTGTTCGACAACTCTTCCTCAACTTTCCATTCCACTTGTTTATTCCCATCCAGAATTTTTAAATCATCTAAAATTTAGAAACCAGAAGTTTAAAAAGAAAGCAGAGAAGGCAACAAAGATCCTAACCGGAATCCCTGGTGTTAAAGTGATTCAACCCAAAGGTGCTTTTTATTTAACTGTTCTCTTTGAAGACGGGGCATTAAAACCTCACATGACCCTTCCAATATCAAATACAAAAGTTCGTGATTTTGTGGCCCCTTTAATGGATAAAGCTGCCTTGGATCGAAGATTCGTATTGCATTTGTTAGCTTCTGCTGGGATTTGCGTTGTTCCTCTTAGTTCTTTTTGTTGTAATCGAAATGGATTTAGAGTCACACTTTTAGAAGAAGATGAAACTAAGTTCGAGTGGATTTATGAAACTCTCGCTGAGAATATCAGGAAATATTTAGCATCTTAA
- the murI gene encoding glutamate racemase, whose product MNSRGRYKIGIFDSGLGGLSVLRTLWKETSNIDYIYFGDLINSPYGQKSKSEVLELSKNAFEYLLEKDCEAVLFACNTATSAAADFLRTKHSVPIFGMEPALKPAVAENPGVKIAVFATDLTLKEEKFKNLVSGFPVGTEILPVPCEGLAKLIDKDRWEDAWDFFDSKIKTVVKDCDVFVLGCTHYVFLKERILYNYPKVKVYDGNLGTTLHMKRVLNLPDFHENKNQLDILLNTSDSDYVHLAGRIAKTITPNHTLSLINTTTGKLHV is encoded by the coding sequence ATGAATTCTCGGGGCCGTTATAAAATTGGAATTTTTGATTCAGGTCTTGGTGGCCTTTCTGTCCTAAGGACACTTTGGAAAGAAACGTCAAACATTGATTATATTTACTTTGGTGACTTAATCAATTCTCCCTATGGTCAAAAATCCAAATCGGAAGTATTGGAACTTTCGAAAAATGCATTTGAATATTTGTTAGAGAAAGATTGTGAAGCTGTTCTGTTTGCTTGTAATACGGCAACCTCGGCAGCTGCAGATTTTTTACGGACAAAACATTCGGTCCCTATTTTTGGAATGGAACCTGCTTTGAAACCAGCAGTGGCTGAAAACCCTGGAGTAAAAATTGCTGTGTTTGCAACAGACTTAACATTAAAGGAAGAAAAGTTTAAAAACTTGGTTTCAGGTTTCCCTGTGGGAACAGAGATCCTTCCTGTCCCTTGTGAAGGACTTGCCAAACTAATCGACAAAGACCGTTGGGAAGATGCATGGGATTTTTTTGATTCAAAAATAAAAACCGTAGTGAAGGACTGTGATGTTTTTGTTTTGGGTTGCACTCACTATGTTTTTCTAAAAGAACGAATTCTTTATAATTATCCCAAAGTAAAAGTTTATGATGGCAATTTAGGCACTACGCTACATATGAAACGAGTTTTGAATCTTCCAGACTTCCATGAAAATAAAAACCAGTTGGATATTCTTTTGAATACTTCTGATTCGGACTATGTTCATTTAGCAGGAAGGATTGCAAAAACGATTACTCCTAACCACACTCTATCCCTCATTAATACAACTACAGGAAAACTCCATGTCTAA